A single Suricata suricatta isolate VVHF042 chromosome 2, meerkat_22Aug2017_6uvM2_HiC, whole genome shotgun sequence DNA region contains:
- the C2H7orf25 gene encoding UPF0415 protein C7orf25 homolog: protein MSAHSMLCERIAIAKELIKRAESLSRSRKGGIEGGAKLCSKLKAELKFLQKVEAGKVAIKESHLQSTNLTHLRAIVESAENLEEVVGVLHVFGYTDTLGEKQTLVVDVVANGGHTWVKAIGRKAEALHNIWLGRGQYGDKSIIEQAEDFLQASHQQPVQYSNPHIIFAFYNSVSSPMAEKLQEMGISVRGDIVAVNSLLDHPEELQPSESESDDEGPELLQVTRVDRENILASVAFPTEIKVDVCKRVNLDITTLITYVSALSYGGCHFIFKEKVLTEQAEQERKEQVLPQLEAFMKDKELFACESAVKDFQSILDTLGGPGERERATMLIKQINVVPDQPSERALRLVASSKINSRSLTIFGTGDTLKAITMTANSGFVRAANNQGVKFSVFIHQPRALTESKEALATPLPKDYTTDSEH from the coding sequence ATGTCTGCACACTCCATGCTCTGTGAACGAATCGCCATCGCCAAGGAACTGATCAAGAGAGCAGAATCACTTTCTCGATCAAGAAAAGGTGGTATAGAAGGTGGTGCAAAGCTGTGCAGCAAGTTGAAGGCAGAATTAAAATTCTTACAGAAAGTAGAAGCTGGGAAAGTAGCGATTAAGGAATCCCATTTACAGAGCACTAATCTAACACACCTAAGAGCCATTGTGGAATCAGCAGAAAACTTGGAAGAAGTTGTTGGTGTTCTTCATGTGTTTGGTTACACAGATACCTTGGGAGAAAAGCAGACCCTTGTGGTggatgtagttgcaaatggtggTCATACGTGGGTGAAAGCCATTGGCCGCAAGGCTGAAGCTCTACATAACATTTGGCTGGGCAGGGGCCAGTATGGTGACAAGAGCATCATTGAGCAGGCTGAAGACTTCCTCCAGGCCAGTCACCAGCAGCCAGTGCAGTATAGCAATCCTCACATCATCTTTGCATTTTACAACAGCGTCTCCAGCCCCATGGCGGAGAAGCTCCAGGAAATGGGCATATCGGTGAGAGGAGACATAGTAGCAGTTAACTCTCTGTTAGATCACCCTGAAGAGCTCCAACCAAGTGAGAGTGAGTCCGATGATGAAGGCCCTGAACTTTTGCAAGTGACCAGAGTAGACCGAGAAAATATACTAGCAAGTGTTGCGTTTCCAACAGAAATTAAGGTTGATGTGTGCAAAAGGGTAAATCTGGACATTACTACTTTAATCACATATGTATCTGCCCTCAGCTATGGAGGCTGCCACTTTATCTTCAAAGAAAAAGTGCTCACAGAACaagcagagcaagagaggaaagAGCAGGTTTTACCACAGCTGGAGGCATTTATGAAGGACAAGGAGTTGTTTGCTTGTGAATCTGCTGTCAAGGACTTTCAGTCTATTCTAGATACCTTAGGAGgacctggggagagagagagggccactATGCTAATTAAACAAATTAACGTTGTACCAGACCAGCCTTCTGAGCGTGCCTTGAGACTAGTGGCTAGTTCAAAAATCAATAGCCGCTCATTAACAATTTTTGGGACAGGAGACACGCTAAAAGCCATCACAATGACTGCCAATAGTGGTTTTGTCAGAGCTGCCAACAACCAGGGTGTTAAATTTAGTGTGTTTATCCATCAGCCTAGAGCACTTACTGAGAGCAAAGAGGCTCTGGCCACCCCCTTACCAAAAGACTACACAACTGACAGTGAACACTGA
- the PSMA2 gene encoding proteasome subunit alpha type-2, protein MAERGYSFSLTTFSPSGKLVQIEYALAAVAGGAPSVGIKAANGVVLATEKKQKSILYDERSVHKVEPITKHIGLVYSGMGPDYRVLVHRARKLAQQYYLVYQEPIPTAQLVQRVASVMQEYTQSGGVRPFGVSLLICGWNEGRPYLFQSDPSGAYFAWKATAMGKNYVNGKTFLEKRYNEDLELEDAIHTAILTLKESFEGQMTEDNIEVGICNEAGFRRLTPTEVKDYLAAIA, encoded by the exons ccCATCTGGTAAACTTGTCCAGATTGAATATGCTTTGGCTGCTGTAGCTGGAGGAGCCCCTTCAGTGGGAATTAAAG ctgcAAATGGTGTGGTATTAGCAACCGAGAAAAAACAGAAGTCCATTCTGTATGACGAGCGAAGTGTACACAAAGTGGAACCAATCACCAAGCACATAGGCTTGGTGTATAGCGGCATGGGCCCCGATTACAG AGTGCTTGTGCACAGAGCTCGAAAACTAGCTCAGCAGTACTATCTCGTGTACCAGGAACCCATTCCCACAGCTCAGCTGGTTCAGAGAGTAGCTTCTGTGATGCAAGAATATACTCAGTCAGG tgGTGTTCGTCCATTTGGAGTTTCTTTACTAATTTGTGGTTGGAATGAGGGGCGGCCATATTTATTTCAGTCAGATCCATCT GGAGCTTACTTTGCGTGGAAAGCCACAGCAATGGGAAAGAACTATGTGAATGGGAAGACTTTCCTGGAGAAAAG ATATAATGAAGACCTGGAGCTTGAAGATGCCATTCATACAGCCATATTAACCCTAAAG GAAAGCTTTGAAGGACAGATGACAGAAGACAACATCGAGGTTGGAATCTGCAATGAAGCTGGATTCAGGAGGCTTACTCCAACTGAAGTTAAGGATTACTTGGCTGCAATAGCATGA